The bacterium genome has a segment encoding these proteins:
- the ychF gene encoding redox-regulated ATPase YchF has protein sequence MSLSIGIVGLPNVGKSTLFNALTEKSVPAENYPFCTIDPSVGVVGVPDERLGKLSEFSQSAKTVPAAVEFVDIAGLVKGASEGEGLGNKFLTNIRETDAILEVVRIFEDDNVIHVSNRVDPVDDIEVINLELVLADLQTVTKRLGSVEKDAKRGDKVAVAEKAVLEKLDKVLTEGKLASSAILTDDEKNAVKSLNFLTTKPILYALNKKAGGKNLDEMQDERFKKLTDFLNGMNASWVVIDAKVEQELSGITGMEREEFKKELGVKDGSGINELIKKGYEMLGLITYFTTGEDETRGWTIKKDSTAPVAGTAIHNDFKDKFIRAEVIFWQDLLGVGSYAKAREKGLVRTEGKEYVVKDGDVVEFKI, from the coding sequence ATGTCGTTATCTATAGGAATTGTTGGTTTACCGAATGTCGGAAAGTCTACACTATTTAACGCGTTGACGGAAAAATCCGTTCCCGCGGAGAACTATCCATTCTGCACCATCGATCCGTCGGTAGGTGTTGTTGGTGTACCCGATGAGCGTCTTGGAAAATTATCTGAATTTTCACAATCCGCAAAAACAGTTCCGGCGGCAGTTGAGTTTGTGGATATTGCAGGACTCGTGAAAGGCGCTTCTGAAGGCGAGGGGTTGGGAAATAAATTTCTTACGAACATTCGCGAGACGGACGCGATACTTGAGGTTGTGCGGATTTTTGAAGACGATAACGTGATTCATGTAAGCAACCGTGTAGACCCTGTGGATGATATCGAAGTGATCAATCTCGAACTTGTTCTTGCAGATTTACAGACCGTTACCAAACGACTCGGGAGTGTTGAAAAGGATGCAAAGCGGGGAGACAAAGTTGCAGTCGCCGAAAAGGCGGTTTTGGAAAAACTGGACAAAGTATTAACAGAAGGCAAGCTCGCGTCATCCGCAATTCTTACTGATGATGAAAAAAATGCCGTCAAAAGCCTCAACTTTCTTACCACGAAGCCAATTCTTTACGCACTCAATAAAAAAGCTGGCGGGAAAAATCTTGATGAGATGCAAGACGAGCGATTCAAAAAACTTACTGATTTTCTCAACGGGATGAACGCCTCATGGGTAGTGATTGACGCAAAAGTTGAACAAGAACTCTCGGGGATTACTGGCATGGAACGCGAGGAGTTTAAAAAAGAATTGGGTGTCAAGGACGGTTCGGGAATTAACGAGCTTATTAAAAAAGGATATGAGATGTTGGGACTCATCACATACTTCACGACAGGAGAAGATGAAACACGCGGATGGACGATCAAAAAGGATTCCACAGCGCCCGTTGCTGGAACCGCGATTCATAATGATTTTAAGGACAAGTTTATCCGCGCAGAAGTCATATTTTGGCAAGACCTTTTAGGCGTCGGTTCCTACGCAAAAGCTCGCGAAAAAGGGCTTGTACGGACGGAAGGGAAGGAATATGTTGTTAAAGATGGCGATGTGGTAGAATTTAAGATCTAA
- a CDS encoding NAD(P)H-dependent oxidoreductase: protein MAKKIYLLVGHPDKETMSGALASAYEEGAKSAGHEVRRTNIGDLVFDPILHKGYKVIQALEPDLLKAQEDIKWADHIVVIYPNWWGTMPALLKGFFDRAFIPGFSFKFHKVDFGWDGLLRGKSGRVVITMDTNPFHTRMLFGDFTNELRRAILMFCGVRPVWLTTIGPLPRMSDAKKKAVIEKIRDFGRKGI from the coding sequence ATGGCAAAAAAAATCTATCTTCTTGTTGGTCATCCTGACAAAGAGACCATGTCGGGAGCCCTTGCATCCGCCTATGAAGAGGGTGCTAAAAGTGCAGGGCATGAAGTCAGGCGTACTAATATCGGTGATCTTGTGTTTGATCCGATTTTACACAAGGGATACAAGGTGATTCAGGCGCTCGAACCCGACCTCTTGAAAGCGCAAGAGGATATTAAATGGGCTGATCATATTGTCGTTATCTACCCTAACTGGTGGGGAACAATGCCCGCGCTTCTCAAGGGGTTTTTTGATCGGGCATTTATTCCCGGATTTTCTTTTAAGTTTCATAAGGTTGATTTTGGATGGGATGGTCTCTTGCGCGGTAAAAGTGGTCGCGTGGTCATCACAATGGACACAAACCCGTTTCATACGCGCATGCTCTTTGGTGATTTCACCAATGAACTTCGCCGCGCAATTCTAATGTTCTGCGGTGTTCGCCCTGTGTGGCTTACGACGATTGGTCCGTTGCCGCGCATGAGCGATGCAAAGAAAAAAGCTGTTATTGAAAAAATTCGCGATTTTGGACGCAAAGGGATATAA
- a CDS encoding DUF5671 domain-containing protein: METPIQKPKTTPKDFFLNLAVIATLYVSVVSILNLLFEVINRVFPDPLQMYIDPYSSTIRWTIASLVIIFPLHILFSWILNRDIEKNPEKKELSVRKWLTFLTLFIASVIIAVDLIVLINTFLGGEITTRFILKVLVVLAVIGSIFGYYMSDIHGKFTQEKGRRYFVWGSTLFILVSIVVGFMVMGSPQAQRLVRLDDQRVQALSSIQWQIVNYWQQKEKLPETLDQLHDPIGGFIVPTDPVSGEAYGYETTGKNAFKLCATFGASNQGGQVSYETSRPVPMPIPAKGYGNGLDENWQHGVGKTCFDRTIDPELYPSLKKK, from the coding sequence ATGGAAACACCAATACAAAAACCAAAAACAACTCCTAAAGATTTTTTTCTTAATCTCGCCGTGATTGCAACACTGTATGTGAGTGTGGTGAGTATCCTCAACCTCTTATTTGAGGTAATTAATCGCGTGTTCCCTGATCCGTTGCAGATGTATATCGATCCATATTCTTCAACCATTCGATGGACTATTGCTTCACTTGTTATTATTTTCCCGCTCCATATTTTGTTTTCATGGATCCTCAATCGTGATATTGAAAAAAACCCAGAGAAAAAGGAACTCTCGGTTCGTAAATGGCTCACGTTCCTCACCTTATTTATCGCAAGTGTAATTATCGCGGTAGATCTTATCGTGCTCATCAATACATTTCTCGGGGGAGAAATTACTACGCGCTTTATTCTCAAAGTACTCGTCGTGCTGGCAGTGATTGGTTCTATTTTTGGGTATTACATGTCAGATATTCATGGGAAGTTTACTCAAGAAAAGGGTCGTAGGTATTTTGTTTGGGGATCCACATTGTTCATCCTTGTCTCAATTGTTGTTGGTTTTATGGTGATGGGATCCCCCCAAGCACAACGTCTGGTTCGGCTTGATGATCAACGAGTCCAAGCACTGAGCAGTATCCAATGGCAAATTGTTAATTACTGGCAGCAAAAAGAGAAATTACCAGAGACACTCGATCAACTTCATGATCCCATCGGTGGGTTTATTGTTCCGACGGACCCTGTTTCTGGGGAGGCGTATGGATATGAAACTACGGGGAAGAATGCATTTAAACTCTGTGCTACCTTTGGCGCCTCAAACCAAGGCGGTCAAGTGTCTTACGAAACTTCTCGCCCGGTTCCTATGCCAATTCCAGCCAAGGGATACGGGAATGGCCTTGATGAAAATTGGCAACACGGTGTTGGGAAAACATGCTTTGACCGTACGATTGACCCCGAACTCTACCCATCACTGAAAAAAAAGTAA